A region of Phycisphaerae bacterium DNA encodes the following proteins:
- a CDS encoding C40 family peptidase, whose product MIFSTSLWVCLACGGLTAGSTSSPSSELDAMIRDAIETFQPVWLPPRDGMRGLSVVVDAVGGEPAGVERRAADEMALLTAAHLAHLIQKADGRAVMARLDDRPRPAKVPSGEDWISHLCRETGAHFIVGIRYSTVCPPTPAPAKGWPYPRIQQAMASGLGASDVVTGEYLPDRIPDIRITLPMPAGGEDRRHRHVDWAEKVFKALAPCVKENHETLDAARARRWPHPPARREKPSFDSIEEFLHHQVGAVARSIWPQGALPVSRAAWFATMLRRTALSDNTAIYYAPQVTLDGDTVVAGGATSVPTFLPTLEIALHALGVRNVRSEMRLLPDNQRLGGKLFGVCLATTALTFQEPTELATRQTQLLYGELLFLLDREPGFFLVQAGDGYHGWVREESIRLLDREPFQARSRARQGALLANLELPMLRVPRGSRLPILRASASAIDLLGPDDSVIQAPPDKVRPIDEGDRLEIRAKTALTLQYMPYVFSGRSPVGPDCSGMVTNVCEDEGTPVARDAAQQFLSGKLVATHWYRDDIRAGDRVYFVDVTGKISHTGIAITPTHFVHSSPPCVQISSLKPGDRLYRKEWDERFLGAKRP is encoded by the coding sequence ATGATCTTCTCAACCTCCCTATGGGTCTGCCTGGCCTGTGGCGGCCTCACCGCCGGGTCGACGAGTTCGCCCAGTTCGGAGTTGGATGCCATGATTCGTGATGCGATCGAGACGTTCCAGCCCGTGTGGCTGCCGCCGAGAGACGGGATGCGGGGCCTGTCGGTTGTGGTCGATGCTGTTGGCGGCGAACCGGCCGGCGTCGAGCGGCGCGCGGCCGACGAGATGGCCCTGCTGACCGCGGCTCATCTGGCCCATCTGATCCAGAAGGCCGACGGGCGGGCGGTGATGGCCCGCCTGGACGACCGGCCGCGGCCGGCGAAGGTGCCGTCCGGCGAGGATTGGATCAGCCATTTGTGCAGAGAAACGGGCGCCCATTTCATCGTCGGCATCCGGTACTCGACGGTCTGCCCGCCGACACCGGCGCCGGCGAAGGGATGGCCTTATCCGCGCATTCAGCAAGCCATGGCCAGTGGGCTGGGGGCATCCGACGTGGTTACCGGTGAGTACCTGCCGGACCGCATCCCGGACATCAGGATCACGTTGCCGATGCCGGCCGGGGGCGAGGACAGGCGGCACCGCCATGTCGACTGGGCGGAGAAGGTCTTCAAGGCCCTGGCCCCCTGCGTGAAGGAGAATCACGAGACGCTGGACGCGGCTCGAGCCCGGCGATGGCCCCACCCGCCTGCGAGAAGGGAAAAGCCCTCTTTTGACAGTATTGAGGAGTTCCTGCATCACCAGGTCGGCGCGGTCGCCCGCTCGATATGGCCGCAAGGCGCCCTGCCCGTTTCCAGAGCGGCCTGGTTCGCGACCATGCTGCGCCGCACCGCCCTGAGCGACAACACTGCGATCTACTACGCTCCCCAGGTGACGCTGGACGGCGACACGGTCGTGGCCGGCGGTGCGACGAGTGTTCCCACGTTCCTGCCCACACTGGAGATCGCTCTGCACGCCCTGGGCGTCAGGAACGTCCGGTCTGAGATGCGTCTCCTGCCGGACAACCAGCGGCTGGGCGGCAAGCTGTTCGGCGTGTGCCTGGCCACCACCGCACTGACCTTCCAGGAGCCGACCGAACTGGCCACGCGGCAGACGCAGCTGCTTTACGGCGAACTGCTGTTCCTGCTCGACCGTGAGCCCGGCTTTTTCCTCGTGCAGGCCGGCGACGGCTATCACGGCTGGGTGCGCGAGGAGTCGATCCGCCTGCTGGATCGCGAGCCGTTCCAGGCTCGAAGCCGGGCCCGACAGGGGGCACTGCTGGCCAACCTCGAACTGCCCATGCTGCGCGTTCCGCGCGGCTCGCGGCTGCCGATCCTGAGGGCGAGTGCCTCCGCGATCGATCTCCTCGGACCGGACGACAGCGTGATCCAGGCACCGCCGGACAAGGTTCGCCCGATCGATGAGGGTGACCGGCTCGAGATCCGGGCCAAGACGGCCCTGACGCTGCAATACATGCCGTACGTCTTCTCCGGGCGCTCACCGGTCGGACCGGACTGCAGCGGCATGGTCACCAACGTGTGTGAGGACGAGGGAACACCGGTGGCCCGCGATGCCGCTCAGCAGTTCCTCAGCGGGAAACTCGTGGCAACACACTGGTATCGAGACGACATCCGGGCGGGCGACCGAGTCTACTTCGTGGACGTGACCGGCAAGATCTCGCACACCGGCATCGCCATCACACCGACTCACTTCGTTCACTCTTCGCCGCCGTGCGTACAGATCAGCAGCCTCAAGCCCGGCGATCGGCTCTACCGGAAGGAGTGGGACGAGCGCTTCCTGGGCGCCAAGCGACCCTGA
- a CDS encoding SAM-dependent chlorinase/fluorinase, which produces MSTVALLTDFGTRDHYAATMKGMILQINPKVTLVDVTHEIAPQHVLEGAFVLRQTLPFFPAETVFVAVVDPTVGTSRRILAARYNNRFVLAPDNGLLTFLHRDAQLQEIRVVENRQFMAATLSTTFHGRDILAPVAGHVSRGTALDRLGPPADRVEVLDIPRLEWSRDGSITGQVIHVDHFGNLITNIAEADLSGPRLQVRGREVMLGDRLIGPVRITYADVPRGEPVALIGSTCMLEIAINAGNAALSLQAGCGTRVHMTP; this is translated from the coding sequence ATGTCCACTGTTGCCCTGCTGACTGATTTCGGGACTCGAGACCATTACGCGGCCACCATGAAAGGGATGATCCTTCAAATCAACCCCAAGGTAACCCTGGTCGACGTCACGCATGAGATCGCCCCGCAGCATGTCCTTGAAGGCGCCTTCGTTCTTCGCCAGACGCTCCCGTTCTTTCCGGCTGAAACCGTCTTCGTGGCGGTGGTCGACCCGACGGTCGGAACCAGCCGCCGCATTCTGGCCGCACGGTACAACAACCGGTTCGTCCTGGCTCCGGACAACGGCCTGCTGACCTTTCTTCACCGCGATGCCCAGCTGCAGGAGATCCGGGTGGTCGAGAATCGGCAGTTCATGGCCGCGACGCTGTCCACGACCTTCCACGGCCGTGACATCCTGGCCCCGGTTGCCGGCCATGTTTCCCGCGGGACCGCGCTTGACCGATTGGGGCCGCCCGCGGACCGAGTGGAAGTGCTCGACATCCCCCGCCTGGAATGGTCGCGGGACGGTTCCATCACCGGCCAGGTCATTCACGTCGATCACTTCGGCAATCTGATCACCAACATCGCCGAGGCCGATCTGAGCGGCCCGCGGCTCCAGGTCCGAGGGCGTGAGGTCATGCTCGGTGATCGCCTGATTGGCCCGGTCCGTATCACCTACGCAGACGTCCCTCGAGGGGAGCCTGTGGCCTTGATCGGCAGCACCTGCATGCTCGAAATCGCGATCAATGCGGGGAACGCCGCCCTATCCCTGCAAGCAGGCTGTGGGACCCGCGTGCACATGACCCCCTGA
- a CDS encoding alpha/beta fold hydrolase: protein MVRKPRSIGLVVLLGPGLAAMAIEPFTWREVSFTARCDGTQQLYVIGLPAGFEVAKPHDLLIALHGHGSDRWQFVRDERAECRAARVTAAAHNMIYVSPDYRARTSWMGPKAEADLVQIIEQLEREYRVGRVFICGGSMGGSSALTFAALHPELVAGVASMNATANHLEYTNFQDAIAESFGGLKADKPLEYKNRSAEYWPERLTMPVGITAGGRDTLVPPGSVLRLAHVLKEMRRPVLLLYREEGEHSTDYDDARLMLEYVVAGRTPSSSP, encoded by the coding sequence ATGGTACGGAAACCGAGGTCGATCGGGTTGGTGGTTCTGCTCGGTCCGGGCCTGGCCGCAATGGCCATCGAGCCGTTCACTTGGCGGGAAGTGTCGTTCACCGCCCGTTGCGACGGCACGCAGCAACTGTACGTGATCGGGTTGCCTGCCGGGTTTGAGGTCGCCAAACCGCACGACCTGTTGATCGCCCTGCACGGCCACGGCTCCGACCGCTGGCAGTTTGTGCGTGACGAGCGGGCCGAATGCCGAGCCGCCCGGGTGACGGCCGCCGCCCACAACATGATCTACGTCTCGCCCGACTACCGGGCCAGGACATCCTGGATGGGACCGAAGGCCGAGGCCGACCTGGTTCAGATCATTGAGCAGCTCGAGCGGGAGTATCGCGTCGGGCGGGTGTTCATCTGCGGCGGCTCGATGGGCGGATCCTCCGCCCTGACTTTCGCCGCCCTGCACCCCGAGCTGGTCGCCGGCGTGGCCTCGATGAACGCGACCGCCAACCACCTCGAATACACCAACTTCCAGGACGCGATCGCCGAGTCCTTCGGCGGCCTGAAGGCGGACAAGCCGCTGGAGTACAAGAACCGCAGCGCCGAGTACTGGCCCGAGCGGCTCACCATGCCGGTCGGCATCACCGCCGGCGGAAGGGATACGCTGGTCCCGCCGGGAAGTGTCCTTCGACTGGCTCACGTGCTGAAGGAAATGCGGCGGCCGGTTCTTCTTCTGTACCGCGAGGAAGGGGAACACTCGACCGACTACGACGACGCCCGGCTTATGCTGGAGTACGTGGTGGCCGGCAGAACCCCATCCTCTTCGCCATGA
- a CDS encoding sodium/solute symporter (Members of the Solute:Sodium Symporter (SSS), TC 2.A.21 as described in tcdb.org, catalyze solute:Na+ symport. Known solutes for members of the family include sugars, amino acids, nucleosides, inositols, vitamins, urea or anions, depending on the system.) has product MGFSLNALDLSIIVGSLLLVVLVGLRAGRQNGQTARGYFLASGRLPWWIIGSAFVSTSVSSEQIVGTVGAAYQHGMGIANWEWCSLPVYTLLMLFFIPVYLRNRVTTVSEFLGRRYGPACADFYSFVMLFAYVFIFLVPVLYGGTVAISGLTGWNFHAVLWGLVVIVALYTVKGGLASVMWTDALQCLMLVGGGVVLFFVALSRIDGGWEAMIQASPDRFHLYRPAGDEAAPFLGLLTAMFGVVLFYQAGNQVMIQRVLGARSEWDGYMGIIFAGFINFLRPLVTCFLGLIVYHWIHVMKMAEPLEKGDLAFPFVLKSMAPQWGLRGIVLAGFLAAVMSTLSALSNSTATLFALEVYRKWVRPRADDVRTVRVGRIAALASLVIAALVAPSVEHLGGIFKYFQTGVTYLSTPFLSALFMGVLWKRANYAGGLFGLIGGSAIQLAIAIALPWLLGHSVHWLYLAFFAQVLTIIGIVLVSLATPPPPRELWEPFHWSPTLLAAPDGGKSRPWYQTITFWYLIYAAIWVYLYWRYW; this is encoded by the coding sequence ATGGGATTCTCTCTCAACGCCCTTGATCTGTCGATCATCGTCGGCTCGCTACTCCTGGTGGTGCTCGTGGGCCTGCGGGCCGGGCGGCAGAACGGCCAGACGGCCCGCGGGTACTTCCTCGCGTCGGGCAGGCTGCCCTGGTGGATCATCGGCTCGGCCTTCGTCTCGACCAGCGTCTCCAGCGAGCAGATCGTCGGTACGGTCGGGGCCGCCTACCAGCATGGCATGGGCATCGCCAACTGGGAGTGGTGCAGCCTCCCGGTTTACACCCTGCTTATGCTCTTCTTCATCCCCGTCTACCTGCGGAACCGGGTGACGACGGTCTCCGAGTTCCTGGGTCGGCGCTACGGCCCGGCGTGCGCGGATTTCTACAGCTTCGTCATGCTCTTCGCCTATGTGTTCATCTTTCTCGTGCCGGTCCTGTACGGCGGCACGGTGGCCATTTCGGGGCTGACCGGCTGGAACTTCCACGCGGTGCTGTGGGGCCTCGTCGTCATCGTGGCCCTCTACACGGTCAAGGGCGGTCTGGCCTCGGTCATGTGGACGGACGCCCTGCAATGCCTGATGCTGGTCGGCGGCGGCGTGGTACTGTTCTTCGTCGCCCTCAGCCGGATCGACGGCGGTTGGGAGGCCATGATCCAGGCCAGCCCGGATCGGTTCCATCTTTACCGCCCGGCCGGCGACGAGGCCGCTCCTTTCCTCGGCCTGCTGACCGCCATGTTCGGCGTCGTCCTGTTCTACCAGGCGGGCAACCAGGTCATGATCCAGCGCGTGCTCGGAGCCCGCTCGGAATGGGACGGCTACATGGGCATCATCTTTGCCGGGTTCATCAACTTCCTGCGCCCCCTGGTCACCTGCTTCCTGGGCTTGATCGTCTACCACTGGATCCACGTGATGAAGATGGCCGAACCGCTCGAGAAGGGGGATCTGGCTTTCCCCTTCGTGCTCAAGTCCATGGCTCCGCAGTGGGGACTGCGCGGGATCGTGCTGGCCGGCTTCCTCGCGGCGGTCATGTCCACACTGAGCGCCCTGTCCAACTCGACGGCCACCCTGTTTGCCCTCGAGGTCTACCGCAAGTGGGTCCGCCCGCGGGCCGACGATGTCCGCACCGTACGCGTTGGCCGGATCGCGGCACTGGCCTCGCTGGTGATCGCGGCCCTGGTGGCACCGAGTGTCGAGCACCTGGGCGGCATCTTCAAGTACTTCCAGACCGGCGTCACCTATTTGTCTACACCGTTCCTCTCGGCCCTGTTTATGGGCGTACTGTGGAAACGCGCGAACTACGCGGGCGGGCTGTTCGGGCTCATTGGCGGCTCGGCCATCCAGCTGGCCATCGCGATCGCTCTTCCCTGGTTGCTGGGCCACTCAGTCCACTGGCTCTATCTGGCTTTCTTCGCCCAGGTGCTGACCATAATCGGAATCGTGCTCGTGTCGCTGGCCACCCCACCGCCGCCACGCGAATTGTGGGAGCCGTTTCACTGGAGTCCGACCCTGCTGGCTGCTCCGGACGGCGGGAAGTCGCGGCCATGGTATCAGACCATTACCTTCTGGTATCTGATCTATGCGGCGATCTGGGTCTACCTGTACTGGCGGTACTGGTGA
- a CDS encoding FAD-binding protein: MAARQQELIRASGCEVRFDELTRTLYATDASIYQIKPMGVAFPRSAADASHIVVGAAEAGVAVTPRGAGTGLAGGAVGDGLIIDFARYGRQITDLNVEARTVRVGAGVVLDQLNEYLKPHGLWFGPDVATSSRATLGGMIAANSSGARAPIYGTTVDHVRSLEVVLADGAVATVGKDHPDLPGHRAAADRLVLQHADAIQERLPNDICKRWPGYGFDDYLRRMGDLTQLIGGSEGTLAGITSAVLNLVPLPPPSKKGLAVFFFDSVPEAMQATVALLDLHPVAIEHIDRLLLDQTRGQLAFQAARSLMRLDEEPCEALLLVEFYDDIEDRFLALDKLQLGRRKLICRDIRQQELIWALRKSGLTLLTACKGPAKPTPGIEDVCVRPHQLPGYVSGLMGILNRVGVQASYYGHAAPGLLHVRPKLNLHNAEDIAKYRTICDEVSALCIQFKGSLAGEHGVGITRTEYLPEHLGPELMAATRELKRLFDPKGLFNPGKIVCDGRYRLETNLRYGAGHRIDLPFTPAIGFVERDGSFIANLEQCNGCGGCRKDSVTMCPTYIATGEEVMSTRGRANIIRAALERRLSDGEVLLSEELGVALDNCLSCKACKRECPSNVDLAHLKADLNNAKHHQGGLPLLDRMIANADLLGRLNCGPQAAIVNTVLRSPLTRWLMYKVLGFTTERPMPPYASYRFDRWFAKRRNSNGHVTGGRGRVILWDDTWVRYNEPNIGQAAVRVLEAAGFEVLLPEGRKCCGRPAMSRGVLDLVDKLGRHNVAHFMGQGGDEPIIFLEPSCHSMFIDDYRNLGIADAEKVGKRCLHFESFVYALLQREPNALPLRKEALKVAIHGHCHMKALGDPKVLPMLAEKIPGTSATLMDTGCCGMAGAFGMLAKKYELSKQVAKPLIDKINALPPGTKLVASGTSCRHQITHLTTARPLHMAELLAEALG; this comes from the coding sequence ATGGCGGCCAGACAGCAGGAACTGATCCGGGCGAGCGGGTGCGAGGTGCGGTTCGACGAGCTGACCCGTACCCTTTACGCCACCGATGCCTCCATTTACCAGATCAAGCCGATGGGGGTGGCCTTTCCGCGCAGTGCGGCCGATGCCTCGCACATCGTTGTCGGTGCGGCCGAGGCCGGCGTGGCGGTGACGCCGCGCGGCGCGGGTACCGGCCTGGCCGGTGGAGCGGTCGGCGACGGCCTGATCATCGACTTCGCCCGATACGGCCGACAGATCACCGATCTGAACGTCGAGGCCCGGACGGTACGCGTCGGGGCGGGCGTCGTACTCGACCAGCTCAACGAGTACCTCAAGCCGCACGGCCTGTGGTTCGGCCCAGATGTGGCAACTAGTTCTCGGGCGACGCTGGGCGGGATGATCGCCGCCAATTCATCCGGCGCCCGGGCCCCGATCTACGGGACGACGGTCGATCACGTGCGTTCGCTGGAGGTGGTTCTGGCCGACGGAGCGGTCGCCACGGTGGGTAAGGATCATCCCGATCTGCCCGGCCATCGTGCGGCGGCCGACCGACTGGTGCTGCAGCACGCCGATGCCATCCAGGAACGGCTGCCCAACGATATCTGCAAGCGCTGGCCGGGTTACGGTTTCGATGACTACCTTCGCCGAATGGGCGACCTGACCCAGCTCATCGGCGGCAGCGAGGGCACGCTGGCCGGGATCACTTCAGCGGTGCTCAACCTTGTTCCACTTCCGCCGCCGTCGAAGAAAGGCCTGGCAGTCTTCTTCTTCGATTCGGTGCCGGAGGCGATGCAGGCCACGGTGGCCCTCCTCGATCTCCACCCGGTGGCGATCGAGCACATCGACCGGCTGCTCCTCGATCAGACCCGGGGACAACTGGCATTCCAGGCCGCCCGGTCACTCATGCGACTGGACGAGGAGCCGTGCGAGGCCCTGCTGCTGGTCGAGTTCTACGACGACATCGAGGACCGGTTCCTGGCCCTGGACAAGCTGCAACTCGGCCGGCGCAAACTCATCTGCCGCGACATCAGGCAGCAGGAACTCATCTGGGCGCTGCGCAAGAGCGGCCTTACCCTGTTGACCGCCTGCAAAGGCCCCGCCAAGCCGACCCCGGGTATCGAGGATGTGTGTGTTCGGCCGCACCAGTTGCCCGGTTACGTCAGCGGGCTCATGGGCATTCTCAATCGGGTCGGCGTCCAAGCCTCCTACTACGGCCACGCCGCCCCGGGCCTGCTGCACGTACGCCCCAAGCTCAATCTGCACAACGCCGAGGATATCGCCAAGTACCGCACGATCTGCGACGAAGTGTCGGCTCTCTGCATCCAGTTCAAGGGCTCGCTGGCCGGTGAACACGGGGTGGGCATCACCCGGACCGAGTATCTGCCGGAACACCTCGGTCCCGAACTGATGGCCGCGACCCGCGAGCTCAAGCGTCTGTTCGATCCCAAGGGGCTCTTCAACCCGGGCAAGATCGTTTGCGACGGTCGGTATCGGCTGGAGACCAACCTCCGCTATGGAGCGGGTCACAGGATCGACCTGCCGTTCACGCCGGCCATCGGCTTCGTCGAGCGTGACGGTTCGTTCATCGCCAACTTGGAGCAGTGCAACGGCTGCGGCGGCTGCCGCAAAGACTCGGTGACGATGTGCCCGACCTACATCGCCACCGGCGAAGAGGTCATGTCCACCCGCGGTCGAGCCAACATCATTCGCGCCGCCCTTGAACGCCGCCTCAGCGACGGCGAGGTCCTACTCAGCGAGGAACTCGGCGTCGCCCTCGACAACTGCCTCTCGTGCAAGGCGTGCAAGCGCGAGTGCCCGTCGAACGTCGACCTGGCCCACCTCAAGGCGGACCTCAACAACGCCAAGCACCACCAGGGCGGGCTGCCGCTGCTCGATCGCATGATTGCCAACGCCGATCTGCTCGGCCGGCTTAACTGCGGCCCGCAGGCCGCGATTGTCAACACCGTCCTGCGCAGCCCGCTGACCCGCTGGCTGATGTACAAGGTGCTCGGCTTCACCACCGAGCGGCCGATGCCGCCCTACGCGTCCTATCGCTTTGACCGCTGGTTCGCCAAACGGCGTAACAGCAACGGGCATGTGACCGGCGGCCGCGGGCGGGTCATCCTCTGGGACGACACCTGGGTGCGCTACAACGAGCCCAACATCGGCCAGGCGGCGGTCAGGGTCCTGGAGGCGGCCGGGTTCGAGGTCCTGCTGCCCGAAGGCCGCAAGTGCTGCGGGCGACCGGCCATGAGCCGCGGCGTGCTCGACCTCGTGGACAAGCTCGGCCGGCACAACGTCGCCCACTTCATGGGCCAGGGCGGCGACGAGCCGATTATTTTCCTCGAACCGTCGTGCCACTCGATGTTCATCGACGACTACCGTAATCTGGGCATCGCCGACGCCGAGAAGGTCGGCAAACGCTGCCTGCATTTCGAGTCGTTCGTTTACGCCCTGCTGCAACGCGAGCCGAACGCCCTGCCGCTGCGCAAGGAGGCCCTCAAGGTCGCTATCCACGGCCACTGCCACATGAAGGCCCTCGGCGATCCCAAGGTCCTGCCCATGCTGGCGGAGAAGATCCCCGGCACGAGTGCGACGTTGATGGACACCGGCTGCTGCGGCATGGCCGGCGCGTTCGGCATGCTGGCCAAAAAGTACGAACTGTCCAAGCAGGTGGCCAAGCCGCTGATCGACAAGATCAACGCCCTGCCGCCGGGCACCAAGCTGGTCGCCTCCGGCACGAGCTGCCGCCACCAGATCACGCATCTGACCACGGCCAGGCCATTGCACATGGCCGAGCTGCTGGCGGAGGCCCTGGGTTGA
- the rpsG gene encoding 30S ribosomal protein S7, whose amino-acid sequence MGRKKFTHSEEQLRGDSRYNSRLVSKFVNCLMYDGKKSVANRVFYDAMEIIGKKVKDAQPIEVFETALQNVKPNIEVRSKRVGGSNYQVPIQVNRKRQQSLAIRWLLEASRGRKGSRMCENLAKELIDAYHREGTAMTTRENVHRMAEANKAFSHFAW is encoded by the coding sequence ATGGGCAGGAAGAAGTTCACGCACTCGGAAGAGCAGCTCCGCGGTGATTCCCGGTACAACAGCCGGCTGGTCAGCAAGTTCGTCAATTGCCTGATGTACGATGGCAAGAAGAGCGTGGCGAACCGCGTGTTCTACGATGCGATGGAGATCATCGGCAAGAAGGTCAAGGACGCCCAGCCGATCGAGGTCTTCGAAACCGCCCTGCAGAACGTCAAACCGAATATCGAGGTCCGCAGCAAGCGAGTCGGCGGCTCCAACTATCAGGTTCCCATCCAGGTGAACCGCAAGCGCCAGCAGTCCCTGGCCATTCGCTGGCTACTCGAGGCCTCGCGCGGCCGCAAGGGCTCGCGGATGTGCGAGAATCTCGCCAAGGAACTCATCGACGCCTACCACCGTGAAGGCACGGCCATGACCACTCGCGAGAACGTCCACCGTATGGCCGAGGCCAACAAGGCATTCTCACACTTCGCATGGTGA
- a CDS encoding DUF2961 domain-containing protein yields the protein MSYGRTRYLVLLSGVLAAHNVQANPLAEIARSVEGQARRASSGLFDPESNVDAWHIAPGQSAVLTELRGPGEIRHMWFTLFSRDRRYPRTAVLRIWWDGAQTPSVETPIGDFFAAGNGMTANVQTLPIEVTSYGRALNCYWRMPFRRSARIEIANQGQHDLGVYWQFDWMELPQAPADMLYFHARYRQEFPAKPFSPYVIFEGQGRGHYVGTVFSTQCSYDSWFGESDDRFYIDGEEEPSIVGTGTEDFFNDAWNFRLFTNLNTGVTIKEPNGEDCRFTAYRWHIQAPVTFRKSLKVEIERRSYCRVTDPETGGSQEYNFKYRPDFCSSVAYWYQDTPAATSDPFPPVKERVPAETVVEVAEMAGEIKTGPGVKAARRTNRVCHQKQMLYVTNEGPGGWFEIPCRVADEGKYAISVFQRLFRTEGVWKVTLCGPTGDILLARAMDFYDPYLAWKENRPENFIYGTRLETKVGIHHLKPGDYRVRFECVGAHILARKNDADTPGYDCGLDGISIRRFPWDDLPGQMRQYLADEEKLFAGWIDRARRTVTLLDAAIRKFVADTKEYPRNLDELTTRPERFPESAGHWPYAERPGRDPWGQSYRYVHPGQFNPDGFDVFSVHGNSRSPADWIGNWTTPYRWESAIEGEGLPLTSNSSVKATSQSLRMSAPPALSQGELAFLRFRRPGESAGLILPSSVQTGRYTLVVRLGTSWDYGIAQLRFNDVPVGAPIDTFSPRIANRTVFAGEVEVVPGQNTLTIQMIGRNPVSTGYAAGLDALRLIPVK from the coding sequence ATGAGCTATGGTCGCACCCGCTATCTCGTCCTTCTTTCAGGAGTTCTGGCCGCCCACAACGTACAGGCCAACCCCTTGGCGGAGATCGCCCGGTCCGTCGAGGGCCAGGCTCGCCGGGCGTCCAGCGGCCTGTTCGATCCCGAGTCGAACGTGGACGCCTGGCACATCGCCCCCGGCCAGAGCGCGGTGCTCACCGAGCTGCGCGGGCCGGGCGAGATCCGACACATGTGGTTCACGCTCTTCAGCCGCGACCGACGATACCCGCGCACCGCGGTGCTCCGGATCTGGTGGGACGGCGCCCAAACCCCCTCGGTCGAGACCCCCATCGGCGATTTCTTCGCCGCGGGCAACGGCATGACGGCCAACGTCCAGACTCTGCCGATCGAGGTGACCTCCTACGGACGAGCCCTGAACTGCTACTGGCGGATGCCGTTCCGCCGGAGTGCACGCATCGAAATCGCCAACCAGGGCCAGCACGACCTGGGCGTCTACTGGCAATTCGACTGGATGGAACTTCCCCAGGCGCCGGCGGACATGCTCTATTTCCACGCCCGATACCGCCAGGAATTCCCCGCCAAGCCCTTCTCCCCCTACGTGATCTTCGAAGGCCAGGGCCGTGGGCACTACGTGGGCACGGTGTTCTCCACCCAGTGCAGCTACGACAGCTGGTTCGGCGAATCCGACGACCGATTCTACATTGACGGCGAGGAGGAGCCTTCCATCGTCGGCACCGGCACGGAGGATTTCTTCAACGATGCCTGGAACTTCCGGCTGTTCACCAACCTGAACACCGGCGTGACCATCAAGGAACCCAACGGGGAGGACTGCCGCTTCACCGCCTACCGCTGGCACATCCAGGCACCGGTCACCTTCCGCAAGTCCCTCAAGGTCGAGATCGAAAGACGCAGCTACTGCCGGGTCACGGATCCGGAGACCGGCGGCTCGCAGGAGTACAACTTCAAGTACCGGCCGGACTTCTGTTCCTCGGTGGCCTACTGGTACCAGGACACCCCGGCCGCGACCTCCGACCCGTTCCCGCCGGTCAAGGAGCGCGTCCCTGCCGAGACGGTGGTCGAAGTGGCCGAGATGGCCGGTGAAATCAAGACCGGGCCCGGCGTGAAAGCCGCTCGCCGCACCAACCGCGTCTGTCATCAGAAGCAGATGCTCTATGTCACCAACGAAGGACCCGGCGGCTGGTTCGAAATCCCCTGCCGTGTCGCCGATGAAGGCAAGTACGCGATCTCCGTGTTCCAGCGTCTCTTTCGCACCGAGGGCGTCTGGAAGGTGACCCTCTGCGGCCCCACCGGCGACATTCTGCTCGCGAGAGCCATGGACTTCTATGATCCTTATCTTGCCTGGAAGGAGAATCGGCCGGAGAACTTCATCTACGGGACCCGGCTCGAGACCAAGGTTGGGATTCACCACCTCAAACCGGGTGACTACCGCGTCCGTTTCGAGTGCGTCGGGGCGCACATCCTCGCCCGGAAGAACGACGCGGATACCCCCGGCTACGACTGCGGGCTGGACGGCATCTCGATCCGCCGATTCCCCTGGGACGATCTGCCGGGACAGATGCGGCAGTACTTGGCCGACGAGGAGAAGCTCTTTGCCGGCTGGATCGACCGGGCTCGCCGGACGGTCACCCTGCTGGATGCCGCCATCCGCAAGTTCGTCGCGGACACGAAGGAGTACCCTCGGAACCTGGACGAGCTGACCACCCGCCCCGAGCGATTCCCGGAATCTGCGGGCCACTGGCCGTATGCGGAACGTCCGGGACGCGATCCCTGGGGCCAGTCCTATCGCTACGTGCATCCCGGGCAATTCAACCCCGACGGTTTCGATGTCTTCTCGGTCCACGGCAACAGCCGCTCGCCCGCGGACTGGATCGGCAACTGGACCACGCCCTACCGGTGGGAGAGTGCGATCGAAGGTGAGGGCCTGCCCCTGACCTCGAACTCCTCGGTCAAGGCCACGAGCCAATCGCTGAGGATGAGCGCCCCCCCGGCCCTGTCTCAGGGCGAGCTGGCGTTCCTCCGGTTCCGCCGCCCGGGCGAATCGGCCGGCCTGATCCTGCCGTCCTCGGTGCAGACTGGCCGCTACACCCTCGTGGTCCGGCTGGGCACCTCATGGGACTACGGGATCGCCCAACTGCGCTTCAACGACGTTCCAGTCGGAGCGCCGATCGACACCTTTTCGCCGAGAATCGCCAATCGGACGGTCTTCGCCGGCGAGGTCGAGGTCGTGCCCGGCCAGAATACGCTGACCATTCAGATGATCGGCCGCAACCCGGTATCCACAGGATACGCGGCCGGGCTCGACGCACTGCGGCTGATTCCGGTGAAGTAG